A region from the Triticum aestivum cultivar Chinese Spring chromosome 3D, IWGSC CS RefSeq v2.1, whole genome shotgun sequence genome encodes:
- the LOC123079702 gene encoding 60S ribosomal protein L36-3: MAPSQPKSGLFVGINKGHVVTKRELPPRPSDRKGKGTKRVLFVRNLIREVAGFAPYEKRITELLKVGKDKRALKVAKRKLGTHKRAKKKREEMSSVLRKMRSGGGGAADKKK, encoded by the exons atggcgccgtcgcagCCCAAGTCAGGGCTCTTCGTGGGCATCAACAAGGGCCACGTCGTCACCAAGCGCGAGCTGCCGCCACGCCCGTCCGACCGGAAGGGG AAAGGTACCAAGAGGGTGCTGTTTGTCCGGAACTTGATTAGGGAGGTTGCTGGATTTGCTCCCTATGAGAAGCGTATCACTGAGCTTCTTAAGGTTGGAAAGGACAAGCGTGCACTCAAGGTCGCCAAGAGGAAGCTTGGTACTCACAAGAGAGCAAAGAAGAAGAGGGAGGAGATGTCAAGTGTCCTCAGGAAGATGAG gtctggtggtggtggtgctgcggACAAGAAGAAATAG